Proteins encoded by one window of Bacillota bacterium:
- the thiS gene encoding sulfur carrier protein ThiS gives MITVNGREINFEKGITVADALEAAGETADAMTLVIVDGKVLPCGQLHTKPLVDGANIKLITLVSGG, from the coding sequence ATGATTACGGTAAACGGGCGAGAAATCAATTTTGAAAAGGGTATTACTGTGGCCGATGCTCTGGAAGCGGCAGGGGAAACCGCCGATGCCATGACATTGGTAATAGTGGACGGAAAGGTTTTACCCTGCGGCCAATTGCATACGAAACCACTGGTTGACGGCGCAAACATAAAACTGATAACCCTAGTTTCGGGGGGATAG